CGGGTTCAACGACGATACCCGCGCCTTCTTCTCGATCCCCGCGCGTCACGACGTCGCGCGCCGCGTCGACTGCGCCTTCCTCGCGCGGCTCGTCGCCGAGGGTCGGATGCAGGATTGGGAAGCCGCCGAACTCGCTTACGAGCTGACCAACGGCCTCGTGCGCAAGGCCTATAAGCTCGACAATTTTGCGCCTGCGACGCGCGAGGCGGCGTGACGACCGCATCGCTTCGCCTCTTACATCGAGACCTGATACCGGTTACCCATCGGATGTCGTGATTGCCGGCCATTGTCGCGCAACACCCAGGAATTCGCGCCGGCCCGCCATGCGGTCGAACGCTTGAAGAGGAACGAGAATCATGAAGATCGCGCTGATCACCGAGAATAGTCAGGCTGCCAAGAATGGCCTCATCCACGAGGCGCTGACGACGGTCGCCGAGCCGCTGGGCCATGAGGTCTTCAACTACGGCATGTATTCGGCCGACGACACGGCATCGCTGACGTACGTCATGAACGGCCTGCTGGCCGGCATTCTGCTCAATTCCAAGGCTGCGGACTTCGTCGTGACCGGCTGCGGCACCGGGATGGGATCGATGCTCGCCTGCAACGCGATGCCGGGGGTGTTCTGCGGCTTGGTCATCGACCCGACCGATGCCTTTCTGTTCGGCCAGATCAACGACGGCAACGCCATTTCCATGCCCTATGCGAAGGGCTTCGGCTGGGCGGCGGAACTCAATCTGCAGGATGTCTACCGCAAGCTGTTCGATGGCGAGCGCGGCCTCGGCTATCCCAAGGAGCGCGCCGAGATCATGCGAACGAATCGCGGCATCCTCAGGGACCTGAAAGCCGTGACCTGCAACGACATGCTGACCGTGCTCAAGAACGTCGACCAGGATCTCCTGCGAGCGGCGATCGCGGGTGAGAAGTTCGCCGAGTATTTCTATGCGAATTCACAGGACGATGC
This is a stretch of genomic DNA from Sphingomonas sp. BT-65. It encodes these proteins:
- a CDS encoding RpiB/LacA/LacB family sugar-phosphate isomerase, which encodes MKIALITENSQAAKNGLIHEALTTVAEPLGHEVFNYGMYSADDTASLTYVMNGLLAGILLNSKAADFVVTGCGTGMGSMLACNAMPGVFCGLVIDPTDAFLFGQINDGNAISMPYAKGFGWAAELNLQDVYRKLFDGERGLGYPKERAEIMRTNRGILRDLKAVTCNDMLTVLKNVDQDLLRAAIAGEKFAEYFYANSQDDAISAYLKGLSSHGAREGHVEPALA